A DNA window from Candidatus Atribacteria bacterium contains the following coding sequences:
- a CDS encoding DUF2088 domain-containing protein, giving the protein MLSIEDLNGELTDEQLEEIVKEGLKDFYSVKKVLLIHPDYTRTDFTDKLVPFIYEELKNKGMSKIDSLNAGGTHRAMTEIEIREKLGLSSEINFNHFYNHEYNNPQKLINMGEIPASFVAEKTQGDLSQSITIVVNKLITEDYDLIIALSGTLPHESAGYAGGLKVFFPGSSGPEVIDLLHWAAVLIGIPRIIGTVDNPAREVIKQGASYIFDRIKAPVISFNMVFQEKGHQVIPKGLYVDVGFNGFIETYKQAAKLSSKIHVIYIDEPLDCAVQVIDQSYDEIWTAGKGSYKLQSPGVMAPGGEIIIYAPHIKCFHSRSKMDLALRQIGYHCKDYVKKYTEINPKFSKNIAAHVINVRGTGKYDINSGKEDFDFKVTLATGISKEICESVGLGYRNPDSIHQKDFIGPGKLWIENGGKYLYKIK; this is encoded by the coding sequence GTGCTTTCAATTGAGGATCTCAATGGAGAATTGACGGATGAACAATTAGAAGAAATTGTAAAGGAAGGTCTGAAAGATTTTTATTCGGTAAAAAAAGTTCTATTAATCCATCCTGATTATACCAGAACAGACTTTACCGATAAATTAGTTCCTTTTATCTATGAAGAGTTAAAAAATAAAGGAATGAGTAAAATTGATTCTTTAAACGCCGGTGGAACTCATAGAGCGATGACTGAAATAGAAATTCGGGAAAAGTTGGGGCTCTCTTCTGAAATTAATTTTAACCATTTTTATAATCATGAATATAATAACCCTCAAAAACTAATAAACATGGGGGAAATCCCTGCTTCTTTTGTCGCTGAGAAAACTCAAGGAGATCTTTCTCAGTCTATAACGATAGTGGTAAATAAGTTAATTACCGAAGATTATGATCTGATTATTGCCTTAAGTGGAACATTACCTCATGAATCCGCCGGTTATGCGGGAGGATTAAAGGTGTTTTTCCCGGGTAGTTCTGGTCCGGAGGTGATAGATTTACTGCACTGGGCAGCGGTTCTTATCGGTATTCCTCGAATTATCGGCACAGTAGATAATCCTGCTCGAGAAGTGATAAAACAGGGAGCTTCTTATATTTTTGACCGGATAAAGGCTCCCGTTATTTCTTTTAATATGGTCTTTCAAGAAAAAGGGCACCAAGTAATACCCAAAGGTTTATATGTAGATGTAGGATTTAATGGCTTTATCGAAACTTATAAACAAGCGGCAAAATTAAGTTCGAAAATTCATGTGATTTATATAGATGAGCCCCTTGATTGTGCAGTTCAGGTTATTGACCAGAGTTATGATGAAATTTGGACTGCCGGGAAAGGTTCTTATAAATTGCAGAGTCCCGGAGTTATGGCTCCAGGTGGAGAAATTATTATTTATGCTCCTCATATCAAGTGCTTTCATTCCCGATCAAAGATGGATCTTGCCTTAAGGCAAATAGGTTATCATTGCAAAGATTATGTAAAGAAATATACAGAAATAAATCCTAAATTTAGTAAAAATATAGCTGCTCACGTGATTAATGTAAGGGGGACAGGAAAATATGATATTAATTCCGGAAAAGAAGATTTTGACTTTAAAGTTACTTTAGCTACTGGAATTTCGAAAGAAATTTGTGAATCAGTAGGGTTGGGTTATCGGAATCCGGATTCAATTCATCAGAAAGATTTCATCGGACCAGGGAAACTATGGATTGAAAATGGCGGGAAGTATCTTTACAAAATAAAATAG
- a CDS encoding four helix bundle protein: MDLVSNIYRITESFPNKELYGLTNQIRRAAVSVPSNIAEGAARSSKKEFIQFLYIALGSLSELETQIIIANGLEYLNNFKYSFFFFSYYSSLITYHYI, from the coding sequence AGAATTACTGAGTCTTTTCCCAACAAAGAACTGTATGGTTTAACAAACCAAATAAGAAGAGCAGCGGTTTCTGTTCCTTCAAATATTGCTGAAGGTGCGGCAAGAAGTTCTAAAAAAGAATTTATTCAATTTTTATACATAGCCCTAGGATCATTATCTGAACTTGAAACGCAAATTATTATTGCAAACGGGTTAGAATATTTAAATAATTTTAAATACAGTTTTTTCTTTTTTTCTTATTACTCGTCACTTATCACTTATCACTATATCTAA